A genomic segment from Modestobacter roseus encodes:
- a CDS encoding NlpC/P60 family protein, which yields MVTGATATIVALLGSIAQPPTEAGQVAGQAQAPGTATELADAAARYRTAADTAARHAAQAQQARDAGAAVLAEVAADRVAVGEIATAAYQRSADERWPLAQLSLHSPGTTGDVLHAQGLAEQLTDDRDARVARVASAAVRAAEYTDAATAAEARAAEARRESGEVLAEVRALVTDLDPLTAASWAGSAGATASPAQAADNAAAVTGWQEYLTRLAVAGVTPPAAAELADPDSLPTGLAALRDAAGTPVPGVALTYAAGSTITVLPAETVAAVSAGFALLGRPYLPGRSGPDGFDCGGFTSAVWAHGGFGLPAAPAAQWAQGTPVPEGQLQVGDLVFTTVGGTTVDDVGIYVGGRSVLSASADRWQVAVREVPDLRAAVRVTVPTGTPAPLPAASPTAPTCSAPVPAPGSDRAPVDPAWGGFANGRIPADQLCSIGYPHRLRCDAAAAYTAMSAAYQATFGGPLCITDSYRSLSAQIDAHARKPRITAVPGTSNHGWALAVDLCGGINRFGTVQSAWMQANAGRWGWVHPDWAQAGGSNPEPWHWEYGALA from the coding sequence GTGGTCACCGGGGCCACCGCCACGATCGTCGCGCTGCTGGGCTCGATCGCCCAGCCGCCGACCGAGGCCGGCCAGGTCGCCGGCCAGGCACAGGCACCCGGCACCGCCACCGAGCTCGCCGACGCCGCCGCCCGCTACCGGACCGCCGCCGACACCGCCGCGCGCCATGCCGCCCAGGCCCAGCAGGCCCGGGACGCCGGGGCAGCCGTGCTGGCCGAGGTCGCCGCCGACCGGGTCGCCGTCGGCGAGATCGCCACGGCCGCCTACCAGCGCAGCGCCGACGAGCGCTGGCCGCTGGCCCAGCTCTCGCTCCACTCCCCCGGCACCACCGGCGACGTGCTGCACGCCCAGGGCCTCGCCGAGCAGCTCACCGACGACCGGGACGCCCGGGTGGCGCGGGTCGCCTCGGCTGCCGTGCGGGCCGCGGAGTACACCGACGCCGCCACCGCGGCCGAGGCACGCGCCGCCGAGGCGCGACGGGAGTCCGGCGAGGTGCTGGCCGAGGTGCGGGCTCTGGTCACCGACCTGGACCCGCTCACCGCCGCGTCCTGGGCCGGGTCGGCCGGCGCCACCGCCAGCCCCGCGCAGGCGGCCGACAACGCCGCCGCCGTGACCGGCTGGCAGGAGTACCTGACCCGGCTCGCCGTCGCCGGCGTCACGCCGCCCGCCGCCGCCGAGCTGGCCGACCCCGACTCGCTGCCGACCGGCCTGGCCGCCCTCCGGGACGCCGCCGGCACTCCGGTGCCCGGCGTCGCCCTGACCTACGCCGCCGGCTCGACGATCACCGTGCTGCCCGCCGAGACGGTCGCGGCGGTCAGCGCCGGGTTCGCCCTGCTGGGCCGGCCCTACCTGCCCGGGCGGAGCGGCCCCGACGGGTTCGACTGCGGCGGCTTCACCTCCGCCGTCTGGGCCCACGGCGGCTTCGGCCTGCCGGCCGCACCGGCCGCCCAGTGGGCGCAGGGCACCCCCGTGCCCGAGGGGCAGCTGCAGGTCGGCGACCTGGTGTTCACCACCGTCGGCGGCACCACGGTGGACGACGTGGGCATCTACGTCGGTGGCCGCAGCGTGCTGTCCGCCTCCGCCGACCGCTGGCAGGTCGCGGTGCGCGAGGTCCCGGACCTGCGCGCCGCCGTCCGGGTCACCGTGCCGACCGGCACCCCGGCGCCGCTGCCGGCCGCCTCACCCACCGCGCCCACCTGCAGCGCCCCGGTGCCGGCACCGGGCAGCGACCGGGCACCCGTCGACCCGGCCTGGGGCGGGTTCGCCAACGGGCGCATCCCGGCCGACCAGCTGTGCTCGATCGGCTACCCGCACCGCCTGCGCTGCGACGCGGCGGCTGCCTACACCGCGATGTCCGCGGCCTACCAGGCCACCTTCGGCGGCCCGCTGTGCATCACCGACTCCTACCGGTCGCTGAGCGCGCAGATCGACGCCCACGCGCGCAAGCCGCGGATCACCGCGGTCCCGGGCACGTCCAACCACGGCTGGGCCCTGGCGGTCGACCTGTGCGGCGGGATCAACCGCTTCGGCACGGTGCAGAGCGCCTGGATGCAGGCGAACGCCGGCCGCTGGGGCTGGGTGCACCCCGACTGGGCGCAGGCCGGCGGCAGCAACCCCGAGCCCTGGCACTGGGAGTACGGCGCCCTGGCCTGA
- a CDS encoding flagellin, which yields MGLSVNNNIAAMNSYRNLSVTDTQMSKSLEKLSSGFRINRAADDAAGLAISEGLRSQIGGLKMAVRNTQDGISVVQTAEGALTETHSILQRMRDLSVQASNEGSLNGDAKKNIQSEISQLKSELDRIATTTNFNGKQLLDGNYNTTFQVGANAGETIGVSIATAMGAQGLGVQNVDVSAAGTATTGTQTTNAAASTASVSTVGAANDYTTAAGFDGLNGSISYNGKSVDLASVKFTSADTAGDKLTKVQSALDATFGTGAVTAGATATGLTFTGTAPGATPTAQQLADAEVTFTAASGASEAIGLLDDAIKIVSTTRADLGAIQNRFEHTINNLNVAVENLSASESRIRDTDMAQEMTNFTRTQILTQAGTAMLAQANQAPQGILKLLG from the coding sequence ATGGGTCTGAGCGTCAACAACAACATCGCGGCGATGAACTCGTACCGCAACCTGTCGGTCACCGACACCCAGATGAGCAAGTCGCTGGAGAAGCTCTCCTCCGGCTTCCGCATCAACCGCGCCGCCGACGACGCCGCCGGCCTGGCCATCTCCGAGGGCCTGCGCTCGCAGATCGGTGGCCTGAAGATGGCCGTCCGCAACACCCAGGACGGCATCTCGGTCGTGCAGACCGCTGAAGGTGCGCTCACCGAGACGCACTCGATCCTGCAGCGCATGCGCGACCTGTCGGTGCAGGCGTCCAACGAGGGCTCGCTGAACGGCGACGCCAAGAAGAACATCCAGTCCGAGATCTCCCAGCTCAAGAGCGAGCTGGACCGGATCGCGACCACGACGAACTTCAACGGCAAGCAGCTGCTGGACGGCAACTACAACACCACCTTCCAGGTCGGTGCCAACGCCGGGGAGACCATCGGCGTCAGCATCGCGACCGCCATGGGCGCCCAGGGCCTGGGCGTCCAGAACGTGGACGTCTCGGCCGCGGGTACGGCCACCACCGGCACGCAGACCACGAACGCCGCGGCCAGCACCGCCTCGGTGTCCACCGTCGGTGCGGCGAACGACTACACCACCGCTGCCGGGTTCGACGGCCTCAACGGGTCGATCTCCTACAACGGCAAGAGCGTGGACCTGGCCTCGGTCAAGTTCACCTCGGCCGACACCGCCGGCGACAAGCTCACCAAGGTGCAGTCGGCGCTGGACGCCACCTTCGGCACCGGTGCGGTCACCGCCGGGGCCACCGCCACCGGCCTGACCTTCACCGGCACGGCCCCCGGCGCCACCCCGACCGCCCAGCAGCTGGCCGACGCGGAGGTCACCTTCACCGCCGCCTCGGGCGCTTCCGAGGCGATCGGCCTGCTCGACGACGCCATCAAGATCGTGAGCACCACCCGCGCCGACCTGGGTGCCATCCAGAACCGGTTCGAGCACACGATCAACAACCTCAACGTCGCCGTCGAGAACCTGTCGGCGTCCGAGAGCCGGATCCGCGACACCGACATGGCCCAGGAGATG
- a CDS encoding sigma-70 family RNA polymerase sigma factor, which produces MTAASPTPVAGGERRHPDVDALVTTHLPLTHFAVNAVASRISLPSHVSREDLQACARVALVEVARRFDPTAGATFATYALPRLQGAVLDELRSGDWASRSVRAAARRTDAAADALTMSLGRPPTREELAASLGVGRAELDSLQVDVHRAVMVSIDAETGVDGTSLDLPDTGDSPERALLRSERARHLHEAIRALPDRLDEVVERNFFGDESLTDIADSLGVTLSRVSQMRARALTLLHAAMSEVWDGAPVTAQGGVRARNQQRAYVDRVAAAQGAGREAARPSVPAPAAPRTAVPTPAARVRQRYGWQVAEREAAAQPA; this is translated from the coding sequence GTGACCGCAGCCAGCCCCACCCCCGTCGCCGGGGGCGAACGCCGACACCCCGACGTCGACGCACTGGTGACCACCCATCTGCCGCTGACGCACTTCGCGGTGAACGCGGTGGCCTCGCGCATCTCGCTGCCCAGCCACGTCAGCCGGGAGGACCTGCAGGCCTGCGCCCGCGTCGCGCTGGTCGAGGTGGCCCGCCGGTTCGACCCGACGGCCGGGGCGACGTTCGCGACCTACGCCCTCCCCCGCCTCCAGGGCGCCGTCCTCGACGAGCTGCGCTCGGGCGACTGGGCCAGCCGCTCGGTCCGCGCCGCCGCCCGGCGCACCGACGCCGCCGCCGACGCCCTCACCATGAGCCTGGGCCGGCCGCCCACCCGCGAGGAGCTCGCCGCCAGCCTGGGGGTCGGCCGGGCCGAGCTGGACTCCCTCCAGGTCGACGTGCACCGGGCCGTGATGGTCAGCATCGACGCCGAGACCGGCGTCGACGGCACCTCCCTGGACCTGCCCGACACCGGCGACTCCCCCGAGCGCGCGCTGCTGCGTTCCGAACGGGCCCGGCACCTGCACGAGGCGATCCGCGCCCTCCCCGACCGCCTCGACGAGGTCGTGGAGCGGAACTTCTTCGGTGACGAGTCGCTGACCGACATCGCCGACTCCCTCGGCGTGACCCTGTCCCGGGTCTCGCAGATGCGGGCCCGCGCCCTCACCCTGCTGCACGCGGCGATGAGCGAGGTGTGGGACGGCGCGCCCGTGACGGCGCAGGGCGGGGTGCGCGCCCGCAACCAGCAGCGCGCCTACGTGGACCGGGTAGCCGCTGCGCAGGGTGCCGGCCGGGAGGCGGCGCGGCCGTCGGTCCCGGCCCCCGCGGCACCCCGGACGGCGGTGCCGACGCCGGCCGCCCGGGTGCGCCAGCGGTACGGCTGGCAGGTCGCCGAACGCGAGGCCGCCGCCCAGCCGGCCTGA
- a CDS encoding flagellin: protein MGLTVNNNIAALNSYRNLSVTDSQMSKSLEKLSSGFRINRAADDAAGLAISEGLRSQIGGLKVAVRNTQDGVSVVQTAEGALTETHSILQRMRDLSVQASNAGSLNDDAKKNIQSEVSQLKSELDRIASTTNFNGKQLLDGKYNTSFQVGSNAGETIGVSIGTAMGAQGLGVEGVDVSAAGTGTTGTQTTNAAASTASVSTVGAANDYTTAAGFDGLNGSISYNGKSVDLASVRFASADTAGDKLTKVQSALDAAFGAGAVTAGATATGLTFTGTAPGATPTAQQLADAEVTFTAASGASEAIKKIDDAIKTVSTTRADLGAIQNRFEHTVNNLNVAIENVTASESRIRDTDMAAEMTNFTRAQILTQAGTAMLAQANQAPQNILRLLG from the coding sequence ATGGGTCTGACCGTCAACAACAACATCGCTGCGCTGAACTCCTACCGGAACCTGTCGGTCACCGACAGCCAGATGAGCAAGTCGCTGGAGAAGCTCTCCTCCGGCTTCCGCATCAACCGCGCCGCCGACGACGCCGCCGGCCTGGCCATCTCCGAGGGCCTGCGCTCGCAGATCGGTGGCCTCAAGGTCGCCGTCCGCAACACCCAGGACGGTGTGTCGGTCGTGCAGACCGCGGAAGGCGCGCTGACCGAGACGCACTCGATCCTGCAGCGCATGCGCGACCTGTCGGTGCAGGCGTCCAACGCCGGCTCGCTCAACGACGACGCGAAGAAGAACATCCAGTCCGAGGTGTCCCAGCTCAAGAGCGAGCTGGACCGGATCGCCTCCACGACGAACTTCAACGGCAAGCAGCTGCTGGACGGCAAGTACAACACCAGCTTCCAGGTCGGCTCCAACGCCGGGGAGACCATCGGCGTCAGCATCGGCACCGCCATGGGCGCCCAGGGCCTGGGCGTCGAGGGCGTCGACGTGTCCGCCGCCGGCACCGGCACCACCGGCACGCAGACCACGAACGCCGCGGCCAGCACCGCCTCGGTGTCCACCGTCGGTGCGGCGAACGACTACACCACCGCTGCCGGGTTCGACGGCCTCAACGGGTCGATCTCCTACAACGGCAAGAGCGTGGACCTGGCCTCGGTCAGGTTCGCCTCGGCCGACACCGCCGGCGACAAGCTCACCAAGGTGCAGTCGGCGCTGGACGCCGCCTTCGGCGCCGGTGCGGTCACCGCCGGGGCCACCGCCACCGGCCTGACCTTCACCGGCACGGCCCCCGGCGCCACCCCGACCGCCCAGCAGCTGGCCGACGCGGAGGTCACCTTCACCGCCGCCTCGGGCGCCTCCGAGGCGATCAAGAAGATCGACGACGCCATCAAGACCGTGAGCACCACCCGCGCCGACCTGGGTGCCATCCAGAACCGGTTCGAGCACACGGTGAACAACCTCAACGTCGCGATCGAGAACGTGACCGCATCGGAGAGCCGGATCCGCGACACCGACATGGCCGCGGAGATGACCAACTTCACCCGCGCCCAGATCCTGACCCAGGCCGGCACCGCGATGCTGGCCCAGGCCAACCAGGCCCCGCAGAACATCCTGCGCCTGCTGGGCTGA
- a CDS encoding flagellin — protein MSLVISNIAGLNSHRALAVADRQLTTSLERLTSGSRINRAADDAANLAISENMRAQIGGLRVALRNSHDGISVLRTAEGALTETQGILHRMRDLSVQAANAGALDDAARTAVQSEITGLTSELDRIAGTTRFNGRPLLDGSYRAGFQIGADVGQTIAIDLGPAMDASGLGVAAVDVRTDPDAPVSGARAAIAALDAAIGHVSTIRGAVGAVQNRLEHNIEKLGTALTNTAASESRIRDADMAQETTQLARTRVLTEAGTAMLAQANQSAPRVLRLLS, from the coding sequence TTGAGCCTCGTCATCAGCAACATCGCCGGCCTGAACTCCCACCGCGCCCTGGCGGTCGCCGACCGCCAGCTGACCACCTCGCTCGAGCGGCTGACCTCCGGCAGCCGGATCAACCGGGCGGCGGACGACGCCGCCAACCTGGCGATCTCGGAGAACATGCGGGCCCAGATCGGCGGGTTGCGGGTCGCGCTGCGCAACAGCCACGACGGCATCTCGGTGCTGCGGACCGCCGAGGGGGCACTGACCGAGACGCAGGGCATCCTGCACCGGATGCGGGACCTGTCGGTGCAGGCGGCCAACGCCGGCGCTCTCGACGACGCCGCCCGGACAGCCGTGCAGTCGGAGATCACCGGGCTGACCAGCGAGCTGGACCGGATCGCCGGCACCACCCGGTTCAACGGCCGGCCGCTCCTCGACGGGAGCTACCGGGCCGGCTTCCAGATCGGTGCCGACGTCGGCCAGACCATCGCGATCGATCTCGGGCCCGCCATGGACGCCAGCGGGCTGGGCGTGGCCGCGGTGGACGTGCGGACCGACCCGGACGCCCCCGTCTCGGGCGCGCGCGCGGCGATCGCCGCCCTCGACGCGGCGATCGGTCACGTGTCGACGATCCGCGGGGCCGTCGGCGCGGTGCAGAACCGGCTCGAGCACAACATCGAGAAGCTCGGGACAGCGCTGACCAACACCGCGGCGTCCGAGAGCCGCATCCGCGACGCCGACATGGCCCAGGAGACCACCCAGCTCGCCCGGACCCGGGTGCTCACCGAGGCCGGCACGGCGATGCTGGCCCAGGCCAACCAGTCGGCCCCCCGGGTGCTGCGCCTGCTGAGCTGA
- a CDS encoding flagellar biosynthesis protein FliA — MPQHTTTADTTTTADTATTVDSTLLDSTPVTDDERGRGREPLVFGGLPEAEGWALAPITPRDRVHFRTDREISLADFRAALPAGVEVSYDEGEGLYRVDGRPGTGEALATLVRNWCAGEGIATVGLRPEAGVRRRAPRDLPPAFLADLCRHYCRVSLKRLQRNMSTIRLHLPDNDDIDQQVAEWVLKAVSTYDETKSVPFGAYLATQLSKWVHDLGRNAYGRTAADTENKQQKAVAAFTAEHQRRPSEKELAAYMGQSVATLRRNSQTVATLTGLRNLQSLDGGADAVEFVLPDSSEVPDEIMGEAEQTLLSHALTAACAPDPTARRDQRAAQPNVLGWATWYLTTWGGKTKTQLSADLGTSVRNMNVHADRAEKALKTRLTELGG, encoded by the coding sequence GTGCCCCAGCACACCACCACCGCCGACACGACCACCACCGCTGACACGGCCACCACCGTCGACAGCACCCTCCTCGACAGCACCCCGGTGACCGACGACGAGCGCGGCCGCGGCCGCGAACCGCTGGTCTTCGGCGGGCTCCCGGAGGCCGAGGGGTGGGCGCTCGCCCCGATCACCCCGCGCGACCGGGTGCACTTCCGCACCGACCGCGAGATCTCGCTGGCCGACTTCCGGGCCGCCCTGCCCGCCGGCGTCGAGGTCAGCTACGACGAGGGCGAGGGGCTCTACCGGGTCGACGGCCGGCCGGGCACGGGGGAGGCGCTGGCCACCCTGGTCCGCAACTGGTGCGCCGGTGAGGGGATCGCCACCGTCGGGCTGCGCCCGGAGGCCGGCGTCCGCCGCCGGGCACCGCGCGACCTGCCGCCGGCGTTCCTCGCCGACCTGTGCCGGCACTACTGCCGGGTCAGCCTCAAGCGCCTGCAGCGGAACATGAGCACCATCCGGCTGCACCTGCCGGACAACGACGACATCGACCAGCAGGTGGCCGAGTGGGTGCTCAAGGCGGTGTCCACCTACGACGAGACGAAGTCGGTGCCCTTCGGCGCCTACCTGGCCACCCAGCTGTCCAAGTGGGTGCACGACCTGGGCCGCAACGCCTACGGCCGCACCGCCGCCGACACCGAGAACAAGCAGCAGAAGGCGGTCGCCGCCTTCACCGCCGAGCACCAGCGCCGGCCCAGCGAGAAGGAGCTCGCCGCCTACATGGGGCAGAGCGTGGCCACGCTGCGCCGCAACTCCCAGACCGTCGCCACGCTCACCGGCCTGCGCAACCTGCAGTCGCTGGACGGCGGCGCCGACGCCGTGGAGTTCGTGCTCCCGGACAGCTCCGAGGTGCCCGACGAGATCATGGGCGAGGCCGAGCAGACGCTGCTGTCCCACGCGCTCACCGCCGCCTGCGCCCCCGACCCCACCGCGCGGCGTGACCAGCGCGCCGCCCAGCCCAACGTGCTCGGCTGGGCGACCTGGTACCTGACCACCTGGGGCGGCAAGACCAAGACGCAGCTGTCGGCGGACCTGGGCACCTCGGTGCGCAACATGAACGTGCACGCCGACCGCGCCGAGAAGGCCCTCAAGACCCGGCTGACCGAACTGGGCGGCTGA
- a CDS encoding flagellar protein FlgN — protein sequence MDHQHLSTLLWREHELLDLLLFKAEEKQYLILTGKSRWLPRIAHEIEVVLEQLRTLEVERAAATEQIAGRLGLEANPSLRQLADSAPAPWNDLYAKHHEALLTLVTELRSLSDANKELIESGLSVIGDALLSSRTGTASGTYTHNGRSAGNAYRSVTLDGAL from the coding sequence ATGGACCACCAGCACCTGTCGACGTTGCTGTGGCGGGAGCACGAGCTCCTGGACCTGCTGCTGTTCAAGGCCGAGGAGAAGCAGTACCTGATCCTCACCGGGAAGAGCCGCTGGCTGCCGCGCATCGCGCACGAGATCGAGGTCGTCCTGGAGCAGCTGCGCACCCTCGAGGTGGAGCGCGCCGCCGCGACCGAGCAGATCGCCGGCCGGCTCGGGCTGGAGGCCAACCCCTCGCTGCGGCAGCTGGCCGACTCGGCGCCCGCGCCGTGGAACGACCTCTACGCCAAGCACCACGAGGCGCTGCTGACGCTCGTCACCGAGCTGCGCAGCCTCTCCGACGCGAACAAGGAGCTGATCGAGAGTGGGCTGTCGGTGATCGGCGACGCGCTGCTGTCCTCCCGCACGGGGACCGCGTCGGGCACCTACACGCATAACGGCCGCAGTGCGGGCAACGCCTACCGCTCGGTGACCCTGGACGGTGCCCTGTGA
- the csrA gene encoding carbon storage regulator CsrA: protein MLTLTRSVGESIRIGEDIEVYVVEVRGGTVRLGFKAPREVAIHREEVYRQIAEANALAAEVAADALGALAAFAPESEQASSKK from the coding sequence ATGCTCACACTCACCCGCAGCGTCGGCGAGAGCATCCGCATCGGCGAGGACATCGAGGTCTACGTCGTCGAGGTCCGCGGTGGCACCGTGCGGCTGGGCTTCAAGGCCCCCCGCGAGGTGGCGATCCACCGCGAGGAGGTCTACCGGCAGATCGCCGAGGCGAACGCCCTCGCCGCCGAGGTGGCCGCCGATGCGCTGGGCGCCTTGGCAGCATTCGCGCCAGAGTCGGAGCAGGCATCCAGCAAGAAGTGA
- the flgK gene encoding flagellar hook-associated protein FlgK, whose translation MSGTFGGLNTATSALWAQQRGLDVTGQNVANVNTEGYSRQRAELQSVGGNPVPAIWSVSKDVGQGVNADTVIRIRDAFLEARAQAESGRTASLTVHDTTLAQIEQAFREPGETGIQAKLTDVFKSWGDLASNPTEDGARTAVLQKTATLVAEFRTTDAALDKAWTQTRSALDVLADDVNTTIAQVAQLNTAIKKATQTGLPSNELADQRDALVLKLSQTIGATSSKGDFGTVDVAVGGATLISGSSSTGLRVVGTSDPLAVTGTDPRLVTDPGGTTVTPGGTGGGQLTALRETIPGYRARLDGVAQRLADEFNSAHTAGVDKTGAPGGALFDDGAGALTGITAKTLTLAISDTRRLAAADGSTAPTPTTDNRNAMAIAKLQSSPDGTAVAYRQLIVQLGVDASVATGNLKTQTVVASQVEASREAVSGVNLDEEMTNMLRFQHGYSAAARMITTIDETLDVLINRTGRVGL comes from the coding sequence GTGAGTGGCACGTTCGGCGGTCTGAACACCGCGACGTCGGCCCTGTGGGCCCAGCAGCGCGGACTGGACGTCACCGGGCAGAACGTCGCCAACGTCAACACCGAGGGCTACAGCCGCCAGCGCGCCGAGCTGCAGTCGGTCGGGGGCAACCCGGTGCCGGCGATCTGGTCGGTGAGCAAGGACGTCGGCCAGGGCGTCAACGCCGACACCGTCATCCGCATCCGGGACGCGTTCCTGGAGGCGCGCGCCCAGGCGGAGAGCGGCAGGACCGCCTCGCTGACGGTGCACGACACGACGCTCGCCCAGATCGAGCAGGCGTTCCGGGAGCCGGGCGAGACCGGCATCCAGGCCAAGCTCACCGACGTCTTCAAGTCCTGGGGCGACCTGGCGAGCAACCCGACCGAGGACGGCGCCCGCACCGCGGTGCTGCAGAAGACGGCCACCCTGGTCGCCGAGTTCCGCACCACCGACGCCGCGCTCGACAAGGCCTGGACGCAGACCCGCAGCGCGCTCGACGTGCTGGCCGACGACGTCAACACCACCATCGCGCAGGTGGCCCAGCTCAACACCGCGATCAAGAAGGCGACCCAGACCGGGCTGCCGAGCAACGAGCTCGCCGACCAGCGCGACGCCCTGGTACTGAAGCTGTCCCAGACGATCGGCGCCACCTCCTCGAAGGGCGACTTCGGCACCGTCGACGTCGCGGTGGGCGGTGCGACGCTGATCTCCGGGAGCTCCTCGACCGGTCTCCGGGTCGTGGGGACCAGCGACCCGCTCGCGGTGACGGGCACCGACCCCCGGCTGGTCACCGACCCCGGGGGGACGACCGTGACCCCGGGCGGCACGGGCGGCGGCCAGCTCACCGCGCTGCGCGAGACCATCCCCGGGTACCGGGCCCGGCTGGACGGCGTCGCCCAGCGGCTGGCCGACGAGTTCAACTCCGCGCACACCGCGGGGGTGGACAAGACCGGCGCCCCCGGCGGCGCGCTGTTCGACGACGGGGCCGGCGCGTTGACCGGCATCACCGCCAAGACGCTCACGCTGGCGATCAGCGACACCCGTCGGCTCGCCGCCGCCGACGGGTCCACGGCCCCCACGCCGACCACCGACAACCGCAACGCGATGGCGATCGCCAAGCTGCAGAGCTCCCCGGACGGCACCGCGGTGGCCTACCGCCAGCTGATCGTCCAGCTGGGCGTCGACGCGTCGGTGGCGACCGGCAACCTGAAGACCCAGACGGTGGTGGCCAGTCAGGTGGAGGCCTCCCGCGAAGCCGTCTCCGGGGTGAACCTCGACGAGGAGATGACCAACATGCTCCGCTTCCAGCACGGCTACTCGGCGGCGGCCCGCATGATCACCACGATCGACGAGACGCTCGACGTGCTGATCAACCGCACCGGCCGCGTGGGGCTGTGA
- the flgL gene encoding flagellar hook-associated protein FlgL, translating into MRITHKAVVQTSLQGLNRNMDAIQRLQQQLTSGKTINKPSDDPAGTNAAILTRQELATATQHARNISDGMGFLDATDSTLQNMIWQVQKVRDLTVKGLNTGAMGEDSRAAIATEVAGIRESLLGLANRTVQNRPIFGGITAGPAAYDVASGGYVGSGDGGTPINRQVSDADVIRIDITGPEVFGVNDPGATPPTRDLFAIVGDIAGDVVADPAALEGHLAALDEALSRMLKGAADIGTRTSRLETAKQVNADLQLSLTSRSADIENVDLAKTIMNLQMQQTGYEAALGATAKAIQPSLLDFLR; encoded by the coding sequence ATGAGGATCACGCACAAGGCCGTCGTCCAGACCAGCCTGCAGGGGCTGAACCGGAACATGGACGCGATCCAGAGGCTGCAGCAGCAGCTGACCTCCGGCAAGACGATCAACAAGCCCTCGGACGACCCGGCCGGCACCAACGCCGCAATCCTGACCCGGCAGGAGCTGGCCACCGCCACGCAGCACGCCCGCAACATCAGCGACGGCATGGGCTTCCTCGATGCCACCGACTCGACCCTGCAGAACATGATCTGGCAGGTGCAGAAGGTGCGGGACCTGACCGTCAAGGGCCTGAACACCGGGGCGATGGGCGAGGACTCGCGGGCCGCCATCGCCACCGAGGTCGCCGGCATCCGGGAGAGCCTGCTGGGGCTGGCCAACCGGACGGTGCAGAACCGGCCGATCTTCGGCGGCATCACCGCCGGACCCGCCGCCTACGACGTCGCCTCCGGTGGCTACGTCGGCAGCGGGGACGGCGGGACGCCGATCAACCGGCAGGTCTCCGACGCCGACGTCATCCGCATCGACATCACCGGCCCGGAGGTCTTCGGCGTGAACGACCCGGGGGCGACCCCGCCCACCCGCGACCTGTTCGCGATCGTCGGGGACATCGCGGGCGACGTGGTCGCTGACCCGGCCGCGCTGGAGGGTCACCTGGCGGCGCTGGACGAGGCGCTCAGCCGGATGCTCAAGGGTGCCGCCGACATCGGCACCCGCACCTCCCGGCTGGAGACCGCCAAGCAGGTGAACGCCGACCTGCAGCTGTCGCTGACCAGCCGCTCGGCCGACATCGAGAACGTCGACCTGGCGAAGACCATCATGAACCTGCAGATGCAGCAGACCGGCTACGAGGCGGCCCTCGGGGCCACGGCGAAGGCGATCCAGCCGAGTCTGCTGGACTTCCTGCGCTGA